A single Colius striatus isolate bColStr4 unplaced genomic scaffold, bColStr4.1.hap1 scaffold_47, whole genome shotgun sequence DNA region contains:
- the LOC133629495 gene encoding LOW QUALITY PROTEIN: uncharacterized protein LOC133629495 (The sequence of the model RefSeq protein was modified relative to this genomic sequence to represent the inferred CDS: inserted 1 base in 1 codon; substituted 3 bases at 3 genomic stop codons) — protein sequence MGQTASTPLSLTLDHWSEVKARGQNLSLIVKRGKWQIYCESEWPTFKVGWPRTGTFDIHTIRAVRAIIYTKIRGGHPDQEPYISVWEVLAQYPPIWIRPFLPSRGLIESQVETRTLTLTEGEGGDRDYEKLKEKEQTHIYPETEGPPEWPTTPQPEPAALERPLPAEPDQPPPYHHPPPQAPTAGPSAGTRSRRGASADGPDSTVALPLRAVGPPPADQNELQVLQYWPFSSSDLYNWKANNPSFSENSAALTGLVESLMYSHQPTWDDCQQLLNTLFTTEERERIVTEARKTVREPAGQPALTAAEVDELFPITQPQWDYNTTAGRERLSIYRRALVAGLRGAARKPTNLAKVREIMQGSNEPPSVFLERLMEAYRIYTPFDPTSEGQRASAIMSFIGQSASDRKRKLQHIEGLQDYTLXDVVKEAEKVYHKRETEEEKQERERNEREEMEKKRQKQKDKNLTRILTAVMAEGRHQGAGKPQAGYLGDNRRQGPRRSGGGKGRIGLEKDQCAFCKEKGHWTRECPKRKGLKIMALEENEDXGRRGSAPLPEPRVTLRVEGTPVDFLIDTGAEYSVLKELMGKVKNERTMVIGATGKKMYPWTTARTIDLGRNQVSHLFLIIPECPTPLLGRDLLTKLKAQIKFSSTGPELTWDDKTPGTFTLSLHLGEEYRIYQKKGEPSKDIHTWLTRYPQAWAETGGLGMARQVPPIVIELKSGATPTAIRQYPLTRDALKGMRPHIERLIQQGILVPCKSPWNTPLLPVKKPGTNDYRPVQDLREVNKRIQDMHPTVPNPYNLLSSLPEGRVWYTVLDLKDAFFCLCLHPHSQPLFAFEWCDPDSGRVGQLTWTRLPQGFKNSPTLFDEALHRDLAAFRTKNPQVTLLQYVDDLLLAAPDQLSCKKGTEELLTELAKLGYRASGKKAQICQKEVICLGYTLKDGQRWLTEARKQTILQIPTPTTPRQVREFLGTAGYCRLWIPGFATLAAPLYPLTKEKGEFIWTAEHQKAFESLKKALLQAPALALPDLTKPFTLFVDERNGVARGVLTQTLGPWKRPVAYLSKKLDPVASGWPSCLKAIAAAALLVKDSDKLTFGQXLSIVAPHALESIVRQPPDXWMTNARMTHYQSLLLTERIVFAPPAVLNPATLLPEMGDSPIHDCEDVLAEETGVRADLMDQPMPGVQAWFTDGSSYLVEGKRKAGAAVVDGKRVVWASALPEGTSAQKAELIALIQALRLAEGLCINIYTDSRYAFATALVHGAIYRQRGLLTSAGKDIKNKEEILSLLEAIHLPKKVSIMHCPGHQKGSDLVAKGNQMADKHAKEAAQGSMILLANTRDSIQIKRSEAAEGTTLSEEEGIAYITRIHQLTHLGSEKMIALVKKSRNKIPGLRRLAEKVARDCQACAITNAGSSKSPKGTRLRGDRPGTYWEVDFTEVKPAKYGNRYLLVFVDTFSGWVEAFPTKKETAHVVAKKILEEILPRFGIPKVIGSDNGPAFVAQVSQLLAKQLGIDWKLHSAYRPQSSGQVERMNRTIKETLIKLISETSGGDWTAFLSLALFRARNTPGPSGLTPFEIMYGSPPPINETLGNTMLLDDGIVPTSPLVARLKALEVVRKEIWEQLKEIYAPGDAAVPHQFEVGDTVLVRRHRTGNLEPRWKGPYSVLLTTPTAVKVDGIAAWVYASHVKKAPPGTDQNEWTVEKSDNPLKLRLLRNQQ from the exons ATGGGACAAACGGCATCAACCCCCCTCTCCCTGACTTTAGACCACTGGTCAGAAGTTAAGGCCAGAGGGCAGAATTTGTCACTAATTGTTAAAAGAGGAAAGTGGCAAATTTATTGTGAAAGTGAATGGCCCACGTTTAAGGTGGGATGGCCGCGGACTGGTACCTTCGATATCCACACTATCCGGGCCGTACGCGCCATTATCTATACGAAAATCAGAGGGGGTCATCCGGACCAGGAACCCTATATCTCAGTATGGGAGGTTCTGGCTCAATACCCCCCTATCTGGATCAGACCTTTTCTCCCATCCCGGGGATTAATCGAATCACAGGTAGAGACCCGTACTCTAACGCTAACTGAGGGAGAAGGGGGGGACCGAGACTATgaaaagttgaaagaaaaagagcagacaCATATATATCCTGAAACAGAGGGACCCCCCGAATGGCCAACGACACCACAACCGGAGCCGGCGGCCCTCGAACGGCCCCTACCAGCAGAACCTGACCAACCTCCTCCTTACCACCACCCCCCTCCACAAGCGCCTACTGCAGGGCCGTCTGCCGGCACCCGGAGTCGTAGGGGGGCATCAGCAGACGGGCCTGATTCAACTGTGGCCTTACCCCTTCGGGCGGTCGGGCCCCCTCCAGCCGATCAAAATGAGTTGCAGGTATTGCAATATTGGCCTTTCTCTTCGTCTGATCTATATAATTGGAAAGCTAATAACCCCTCTTTTTCGGAGAATTCTGCCGCCCTTACAGGTTTGGTCGAGTCACTAATGTACTCACACCAGCCCACATGGGATGATTGCCAGCAACTTCTAAACACCCTTTTTACTACCGAGGAGAGAGAGCGGATTGTCACAGAGGCAAGAAAGACAGTTCGTGAACCCGCTGGGCAACCGGCGCTGACGGCTGCGGAAGTCGATGAGCTGTTCCCCATAACGCAACCACAATGGGACTATAATACTACAGCAGGTAGGGAACGGCTGTCCATCTACCGCCGGGCTCTGGTAGCGGGACTTAGAGGGGCGGCAAGGAAACCCACAAATTTGGCAAAGGTAAGAGAAATTATGCAAGGGTCGAACGAGCCCCCCTCTGTATTTCTCGAACGGCTTATGGAAGCCTATCGAATATACACTCCCTTTGACCCAACGTCAGAGGGACAGAGGGCATCTGCTATCATGTCCTTCATTGGACAATCGGCCTCggatagaaaaagaaaattacaacaCATCGAGGGATTACAAGATTATACCC CGGATGTGGTTAAAGAGGCCGAGAAAGTATATCACAAGAGAGAAACggaggaagagaagcaggagagggagagaaatgagagggaggagatggagaagaaaaggcagaaacaaaaagataagAATCTGACCAGAATTTTGACTGCCGTTATGGCAGAAGGGAGACATCAGGGAGCTGGGAAACCGCAGGCAGGTTACCTGGGCGACAATAGAAGACAAGGACCCAGGAGATCCGGAGGGGGAAAAGGGCGAATCGGTTTGGAAAAAGACCAGTGTGcattttgcaaggaaaaaggaCATTGGACACGAGAGTGCCCTAAGAGAAAGGGGCTAAAAATCATGGCCCTAGAAGAAAACGAAGACTAGGGGAGACGGGGCTCGGCTCCCCTCCCCGAGCCTAGGGTAACCTTAAGAGTGGAGGGGACTCCTGTGGACTTTTTGATCGACACAGGAGCCGAATACTCTGTATTAAAAGAACTCATGGGAAAAGTCAAAAATGAACGAACTATGGTAATTGGGGCCACTGGGAAAAAGATGTATCCTTGGACGACTGCCAGAACAATAgacctggggaggaaccaggTATCCCACTTGTTCCTAATTATTCCTGAGTGCCCAACCCCTTTGTTGGGGAGAGACTTACTAACAAAATTGAAGGCCCAGATTAAGTTTTCCTCGACTGGGCCCGAACTGACTTGGGACGACAAAACACCCGGGACTTTTACACTATCGCTTCATTTGGGGGAAGAATATAGAATCTATCAGAAGAAGGGGGAACCGTCAAAAGACATACACACCTGGCTAACCCGTTATCCCCAAGCATGGGCAGAGACAGGAGGGCTGGGGATGGCAAGGCAGGTCCCTCCAATCGTCATTGAGTTAAAATCTGGAGCTACCCCCACAGCGATACGACAGTACCCTCTGACGAGAGATGCCTTAAAGGGAATGCGGCCACATATAGAGAGGCTAATACAACAAGGGATCCTAGTTCCGTGCAAATCCCCGTGGAACACCCCTCTGTTGCCAGTGAAGAAACCAGGGACAAACGATTACCGTCCGGTTCAGGACTTGCGAGAGGTAAACAAAAGAATTCAGGACATGCACCCCACGGTACCAAATCCCTATAACCTTCTGAGCTCTCTTCCAGAAGGACGAGTATGGTACACCGTGCTGGACCTGAAGGACGCGTTCTTTTGCCTCTGCCTACACCCACACAGTCAACCACTGTTTGCTTTCGAATGGTGTGACCCAGATAGCGGCCGGGTAGGGCAGCTCACCTGGACGAGAttaccccaaggattcaagaactcCCCCACGCTCTTCGATGAGGCCCTACACCGAGACCTTGCAGCATTCCGGACAAAGAATCCCCAAGTGACCTTattgcagtatgtggatgatcTGTTGCTGGCAGCCCCGGATCAACTAAGCTGCAAAAAGGGGACTGAGGAGCTTCTAACCGAACTGGCTAAGCTGGGATATCGAGCCTCAGGGAAAAAGGCTCAGATATGCCAGAAAGAGGTAATATGTTTAGGTTATACCCTAAAAGACGGGCAGAGGTGGCTCACTGAGGCCCGGAAACAGACCATACTGCAGATACCTACCCCAACCACACCACGTCAGGTGAGGGAATTCCTGGGGACGGCAGGATACTGTCGACTTTGGATACCGGGGTTTGCCACTTTAGCTGCCCCTTTGTACCcgctcacaaaagaaaaaggagagttcATTTGGACTGCAGAGCACCAGAAAGCTTTTGAAAGCCTAAAGAaggccctgctgcaggcccCTGCCTTAGCATTACCTGATTTAACCAAACCATTCACTTTATTCGTCGATGAAAGGAATGGGGTTGCCCGGGGGGTGCTGACCCAAACCTTGGGACCCTGGAAGCGTCCAGTGGCCTATCTATCAAAAAAATTAGACCCTGTTGCAAGCGGCTGGCCTTCATGTTTAAAGGCCATTGCcgctgctgctttgctggtaAAGGACTCAGATAAGTTAACATTTGGTCAGTAACTGTCTATTGTAGCCCCCCACGCCTTGGAGAGCATTGTCCGGCAACCCCCAGACTGATGGATGACAAATGCCCGGATGACCCACTATCAAAGTTTGCTTTTGACAGAACGAATTGTATTTGCACCACCAGCTGTCTTGAATCCAGCCACCCTGTTACCTGAGATGGGAGATTCCCCCATCCATGATTGTGAGGACGTTCTGGCAGAGGAAACTGGTGTCCGGGCGGACCTGATGGATCAACCTATGCCAGGGGTGCAGGCATGGTTCACAGATGGGAGTAGCTACCTTGTGGAAGGTAAACGAaaggctggggcagcagtggTAGACGGGAAGAGAGTCGTCTGGGCAAGTGCCCTACCTGAAGGAACTTCGGCGCAAAAAGCCGAACTAATAGCCCTAATACAGGCCCTAAGACTGGCAGAGGGATTGTGTATCAACATCTACACGGACAGTCGATATGCCTTTGCAACAGCACTTGTGCATGGCGCCATCTATCGCCAAAGGGGGCTATTAACCTCGGCAGGAAAAGACAtcaaaaataaagaagagatATTAAGCCTTCTGGAAGCAATCCACCTTCCAAAGAAGGTATCTATTATGCACTGCCCAGGACACCAGAAAGGCTCAGACCTTGTAGCAAAAGGAAACCAGATGGCTGACAAACATGCCAAGGAAGCGGCACAAGGATCCATGATTCTATTGGCAAATACCAGAGATTCTATTCAAATAAAGAGGTCAGAAGCGGCGGAAGGAACCACTCTCTCTGAAGAAGAGGGCATAGCCTATATTACCCGCATACATCAACTGACCCACCTGGGGTCGGAAAAAATGATTGCACTGGTAAAGAAGTCACGGAATAAGATACCAGGACTGCGGAGATTGGCGGAGAAAGTGGCCCGTGACTGCCAAGCCTGTGCAATAACAAATGCCGGGTCCAGTAAGAGTCCCAAAGGGACGAGGCTACGGGGAGACCGCCCTGGCACTTACTGGGAGGTAGACTTCACTGAGGTAAAGCCTGCAAAATATGGCAATAGGTACCTGCTGGTCTTTGtagataccttttcaggatgggTAGAAGCTTTTCCGACAAAAAAAGAGACGGCTCACGTGGTAGCCAAGAAAATTTTGGAAGAAATTTTACCTCGATTCGGAATTCCAAAGGTAATTGGGTCAGACAATGGACCTGCATTTGTCGCCCAGGTAAGTCAGTTACTGGCTAAGCAATTGGGGATTGACTGGAAGCTTCATTCTGCCTACAGGCCCCAGAGTTCAGGACAAGTAGAAAGAATGAATAGAACCATAAAAGAGACACTAATCAAGTTAATTTCAGAGACCAGTGGGGGTGATTGGACAGCCTTTCTCTCCCTTGCTCTTTTTCGCGCGCGGAATACCCCTGGACCGAGCGGACTAACCCCTTTCGAAATAATGTACGGGTCACCTCCACCCATAAACGAGACTTTGGGGAATACAATGCTCCTTGATGATGGTATTGTTCCCACTTCTCCCCTCGTAGCTCGACTGAAGGCGCTGGAAGTAGTTAGGAAGGAGATTTGGGAACAGTTGAAAGAGATCTACGCTCCAGGTGACGCTGCAGTCCCACACCAGTTTGAAGTTGGAGATACAGTACTGGTAAGACGACATCGAACTGGAAACCTTGAACCTAGGTGGAAAGGACCTTACTCAGTACTCTTAACTACTCCCACAGCGGTAAAGGTAGACGGTATAGCTGCTTGGGTCTACGCCTCGCACGTAAAGAAGGCACCACCAGGGACAGATCAAAATGAGTGGACAGTGGAAAAATCTGATAATCCTCTTAAGTTACGTTTGCTTAGGAACCAACAGTAG